Sequence from the Tenrec ecaudatus isolate mTenEca1 chromosome 6, mTenEca1.hap1, whole genome shotgun sequence genome:
GACTTCATGCTAATTGTCATTCTATCATAGATGATATTCCATGGTCTTTtcttgtttaagacttaatacatGTTCTTCTTAAAGCATATCTGAGATTTGGCATCTCTTTTGTAACCCTAAAACAATGCCCCTTATCTGTAATTATAttaaatgtcatatattaatcatatatactcatgtataagacaagtttttcagcacattttaattgttgttttgtggtaaaattaggtgcctaggttagagagagagagaatattgcAAAGtgtaaatccactgccatcaaggtgttattgactcatagcaatcttatggaacaaagtagaactgcccttttgtgtttctaagactgtagcccTTTACCAGAGAagaaaaaccttatctttcttgtgcggagcagctggtgggattcagctgctgaccttgctattagTAATCCAACTCTTAACCTATGAGGGACCCAGGGATCTATTAATTATATTCACTATCTTTATTGAGGGTTTCACAATGCATCACTTAAATGAGGTAACTGAATGTCATTAATTTATCTTATTTTTTCCCCATCTATAGGATCACTTTTTGCCAACCATATACACCAACAAAATTaggtttcttaaagatttttttctttctatgtaTATTTCATTCCACCAACACCAGTGTCTTAATTCTCAATTATACCCTTTTCTCTTTATTGGCAACTCTTGCAAACCCTGAGTTCTTTTAGTCTATCCTATATATTTCAAAGTAGAATTTTTTGCTATCTGCTTCACATCATTTAATTACTATGCCCAATAtatacaaacaacaaaaaagcagatACTTCGTGGTGGTGCTAGAAAATATTTTTGGCATTGAGAATGATCATTTTAAGTGTTGGGTTATTATTTACTTTGGAGTTTGGTAATGATGGTAATGAAAATAGCTGACCACCAGCATATAGAGTTGAGTGGCTACTTATCTAATTAAAAAGTTAAAGATCCACTGTGGAGACACTCTCAAATAACCTTTTAAATAGTGCATTTGTTCACTGTGTCCGAACTTCTCCATAAAGAATGTACTCAAATCTAAGTTGTTTGACATACTGTCTGAATACACACACCAACTGCTGGAGATATTTACTTAGAGAAATCCCCCTGAAGTGCAAACAGAAAGGTTAAAACTGAAATAACACATAAAATGCAGAAAACAAACGGGtgttcttattttttattatccTGATAAATTTATCTTCTTATTTGGTtaacaaatatttttaccttagaAAAAATATGTATGGAGAGAGGCTAGGAGAGTGAGCGTTTACAAAGATACTAGTTTGAGTAATTAGATTTAGAttttgacaaatttcatttagatTTTGTGATGACAAGAACTTTCTGCCTGGCAATTATCATCTGCTCTTAGTAAACAAATGGCCCAGTATCATTGTTGCTTTGGTAAAAAACATTTGATAACATCTGTGTTCTGACAAGAAATGCTTGATGGGGAATATGAAGCAATGAACTGACACTTTGTAAtaatattaaaacattttatgttGGAGGACCATTCAACTTCATGTTTGACTTAAATAATTTTCAGGATACCTGTTCTTCAGTTAAAAGAAATAACAATGCTTTCTCAAATGTCTAAACAATAATATGACAGAAATTGCCATGTAAGTTAAAAGTTTAGGAAACATGAATTTTGCCCAAGTATTACATtaggaaaataatttttgtaaTGTGTTTTCACCCTGGATTTTCTCTTTTGCACTTCTGCTTCTTTTGCGATGATATTACCAAAGTGAATTCACACTGTGCCATTGCAgagtcaaataaaaaaaattgaaaaccccaactcactgccatcgactctatTCTGACACCTTGTGGGCCTATGTACGGATTACGAGCtgcacatttttatgggagcagccagttcatctttctcccaaggagtggctagtggattcaaactgcaagACTTGCAGTCATTAGCCAAACCTATAACCCACtatcctaccagggctcctttcgatCTCTGTACTGTAATCTAAAATTTCATACCAGTCTTAAACCACAATGAAATCCATGTACACAGTGACTAGTAACACCTACAGGCTCTGCCCCAACACAAACACTTTTATTAATGTTACATCGAGGTCAAGGCCTCAGTAACTATTAGAGTTACAGGCTTGAACATATTTCCTACACTTCTGAAATTTCTCTAAAAGTAACTTTTCTTGTATATGCAAGAAGGACACTCAACTTTCTGTGACAGTGATCATGGAACTATATAGAAATTTTTATAGGTTgtataataaaattaatttaaggCATAAATCTAGAATTTCCGTGCTATTTTTTAGAGAATCTAAGCTGTTCAACATTCTAGAAACTGATTTGTCTTTTGAAAATGCCAATTAAAAACATTAATTTTGGTATCAAAGGAAACATTTTTATAAATTAGACATTTTCAAATACAAACTTTATCAGGTAAACATAATTTGTCTTTATAGATTATGGTTTTGCTTTTCATTGCCAACTGGCAGAATAGACAAATGGTCACTAAATATTTTTTGTTACTAAAGATTAATATATACTTCATAAATCTCTTCTTTCACTTAAACATTGCTTTTTTTCTATAAGAATATTACCACAAGGTCAATGTAACCTCATTTCAAGTAGCAGATATATTTTGAAAAAATTACCTTAGAATCTATTTAAAGTTACATCTTAGCTACATTTCATCAATATAGTCAAGTGGCAGTTTTTACATTGATCTTAAGTTTAAAAGCTGTTACTTCTGGTGATACTGGGTAAATAATTTTAGCAATATTAATaaatatctttattttctttcaagtAATATTTATATTTGTCCATTTTAAAGAGAGTTTTCTAATTATTGGAATGTCTGTGTTCTGGGTAGAATTCATAATCCATAGAGCCctgacatgaaaaagaaagaacagtgGAAATTATTCATTTAACTAAGTTTAATCCTGTTAGTGAGAAAACAAGTATTTTGAATATAGTTTAAGTAGTTAAAACCTGGTTtttatacttattttttaaacaggCATTATTTAAATATACCTATATGCAGGCGATGGAGTTAGATGAGGTGCTTAGAAAGAGCTTTTGTAGATAAGGACAGAGACTCTGTCATTCAGCATTGTTTCCGAGAAAGGATTTTTATATAGCTATGTTCATTTATTTGAGGAGAAGGCCACCCTCTGGACCATGCTCCTGAAGGCTTGTTTCACTTGCTGATTCCGTAGTGTGTATATGAACGGATTCAAGAGGGGAGCCACAGAGGTATTGAGCACGGCTATTCCTTTACTCAATGTCACCCGTTCCCTTGCAGAGGGCTTGATGTACATGAAGATGCAGCTGCCATAAGAAAGGGAGACAACAATCATGTGGGAGGTACAGGTAGAAAAGGCTTTGTTCCTTTGACTTCTGGAAGGCAATCTCAGAATGGTCCCAATGATCTTTGTATAGGAGGTGATTACTAGTGTCAGAGTGGCCATGAGTGTTACAACAGCAAAGACAAATGCCAGGAGTTCCAGAAAGCGAGTGTTGGTGCAAGACAGCTGCAGCATTGGAGAAGAGTCACATAAAAAGTGATCAATTATGTTGGAGGCACAGAAATCCAGCTGGAGCAGCAGCATTGTGGCTGGAAAGATGATCAGGAAGCCTGCTAGCCAAGAACTAAAGACAAGCAGGACGCAGACGTTGGGGCTCATGATGGTCATGTAATGCAGGGGtttgcagatggccacatagcggtcataggacatggcAGCCAGCAAGTAAAACTCGGTCACTCCCAATAGGATGAAAAAGAATAGCTGAGCCACACAACCATTGTAGGAGATTGTCTTGTCCCCTGTTACAGTGGTGACAAGGAACCTTGGAATGCAAACAGAAGTGAATGAAATTTCTAGGAAGGAGAAGTTCCGAAGGAAGAAATACATAGGGGTCTGGAGGTGGGGATCAGAGAGTGTGAGGGTGATAATGATCAGGTTCCCAGTCACACTTAGCATGTATGTGATAAGAAGAAATATAAACAGCACAACCTGCCACAGTGGGTCATCTGTCAGTCCCAGTAGAATAAACTCTGTTACTGCGGTGTGATTTCTCATCTTTTCCTTCTTTATTATGGCATTTCCCCCTGCCTGTAACtgcaaaataaaaggaaataatggcatcaataatgaaaactaaaaccaagaaaccatgcCTATACTTGCTTTCAAATAAAAGTGATTTTAGACTTCTAAAACATTTTTATACCTTATAATTAATTATTCTTATATTTTCTTTAGCATGTTTCGCTACATTTTAATTTGTTTCTGCTTTCTAGAAATTTCAATGTATTCACTAAGAAGATGAAACTGATTCAAAACCTCAGAAGTTAAAATATTTTTCGATTTTAAATATCTGAGCATACAATCCAACATGCACCAATACACTGTGaagtttttgctttttctttcttcttttgaataagcattttatttggataagcattttattttccttctcccATTCAGACTTCCATAAACGACTCAGGTAACTTAATCATGGAACCATACAGTAAAGAATCCAATGGTCTACACAGACGTTTAATGACTAAATTCCAATGTTTGTATTGCAAGCATTATAGTTTTATTTCATATTATGTACTGACTTCTTGTTAGGTGGAAATGCACTCATCttgaatatatttatattcacTGCTTATATATCTTGAATCTCTTGCAGGTGTAATGGTTTTGTTTAACCCCTGAATTAATTTTTATAAACTGAAAGTTGCATCAGTAATTATATTTCCATAGTAATGTAactcttttccacaataatgattATAATTTTCTAGACTAGTAAACAATGTATTAACATTAAGGTAAGTATTGAATGAAGCAAAATTCTGTTCTTCTGAGTtcctgatttttgtttgtttgctttgcatATTTGCTTTTGATACCATCCCCAGCTTTTAAAGGAGTTGTTAATATTTGAAGTAGTTTTCCATAAATGCCTCCAATGTATCATTATATAAGATTCATTAATAAATACTTATTTATCCAGGTAGTTTGCCTAAGTCTATTATGTTTCCTTTACTCCATGCATTCTAGTGAGGTCAGAATTTTATTATGAAAAGTTTTATTAAACCAATTAATTAATTATGGGAATGATTTTACAGATTCATATTTTAACCTAAAAAATTCATTGGATAGTTATATTCCCTCTTCAAAAAATCTCTTACTGGTCATAAGTTAAGAAATTTTTTATCTTTTATATGATCAAAGCTAACATTCACTATATgtataaaattcatttttataaggaaaattatattattattatttatcagAGTTAAAACATATCAAGTAAATTCTTTTGAATCTTATATAGAATAATTATTATCTGACTTCCAAAATTGTTGCCTCATTTGTGTTACAAATAATCATGAGATAACTAGAGAAGCACACACAGACAAAAAAATAAGTATTTCCTTCAATCACAAAGTATTCATGATATAATGAATAACATTGTTGAATGAAAGTACTGAAATACAATAATTTTTAAGTTTTCATTTGTGTATTTCATAATAATTATGTGATTTAATTTCATTTACATATGTTAATCATTAATTTTTATTACTAGAACCAAAAAGATATATTGAAACAAAAATATAATCTTGAACTCAATGAAAAACATACTTACTTTTATGGTAAATATGATTGATTTAGTCACCCTCACCTTTAAAGGTGCATTTAATTTGATTGAATGTAAATACCCTGAGTCTTAAAAAGTCTTTGCAATCTGTTCTGTTTCTACCGTCGTTTTTTTGAATGTGAATATCTAAAATACTCATAATCAAGAAattccaagagctctgatataTTGTCCACATAAAGGGCACACATTGAACCATATATTTTTACTCCCAGATATTTTTCAAATAGTCTAAGATCCTAAGAGACCCTATGCACATATGAAGTATTATCTTAATATTGAAATAAGTTTTAAACACATGCTAGTCAAATGTCTTTCTAAGCTTAGTGGACAACATGATATGCTAGTCTTGCAGCAACAATGCTATTCAAGATCGTCATTGTTTTATCTTCCCCACTTACAGTGGACGCGGGGGATTatgtgaatgaataaacaaaatgtacCATGGAGATTGGTGCTCTcaagataccaagggctgaacaaTAAGCAGCATTAACACCCAATTTTCAATAGACTGTTTAGGTAATGGTAGTCTGAAATCAGAGaagaatagaaaataaataaatttgcttatttatattatattttaactTTACAAGGAAATGATACATACAAAAATAGTAAAAGACATTGTCAGTCTGTAAAATTACCATgtcaaacagggtagaactggctctgtggattccaagactgtcaacctttaaaggaggaaaaaagccacatctttctccctcggaacagctggtggtttagaactgaaaATTACATCATAAAAGGTGTAAAATTTTACATTTCTCCACTAAATGGTAGCATAAATAATCTGATCATTTTTAGAAATTACTTTTTTCTTccattaaattattattttgactgtTGTGTGATGACTCAACCTAAGATTCTGGAAATACAAGAATGATACAGATAGTTGCTCATATAATTTTTGTATTACATTAAAATAGAATAGTGTGAACATGCTACATTAAATTTGAAATTTTTAATTCCCTTTCCATGTCCAATATTTTGAtttgaaatataataaaatatatctgcttcacatttatatttattatttaatcCAGGTTCATAGAAACATAAGAAgtttaaattaaataattaattttCTGGGAGGAAATATGGCCTTTTGACTGGTGAAGCAAAACTTTGCAAAAAATGTCTTGTTAAAACAGGAGGTCAGCTAAATTGAGGAAGACTcatcaatgagatagattg
This genomic interval carries:
- the LOC142450954 gene encoding olfactory receptor 6C75 is translated as MRNHTAVTEFILLGLTDDPLWQVVLFIFLLITYMLSVTGNLIIITLTLSDPHLQTPMYFFLRNFSFLEISFTSVCIPRFLVTTVTGDKTISYNGCVAQLFFFILLGVTEFYLLAAMSYDRYVAICKPLHYMTIMSPNVCVLLVFSSWLAGFLIIFPATMLLLQLDFCASNIIDHFLCDSSPMLQLSCTNTRFLELLAFVFAVVTLMATLTLVITSYTKIIGTILRLPSRSQRNKAFSTCTSHMIVVSLSYGSCIFMYIKPSARERVTLSKGIAVLNTSVAPLLNPFIYTLRNQQVKQAFRSMVQRVAFSSNK